ATTCAAGGTTGCTGAACCATGAGCATATAAATGTGGAGGCAACTGATTTAATGCTTGCGTTTGCGCTCCCGTCCAAACAATTGCTGTACCAGCCATAAGAATTACATCTAAAATCATTATCAAAGCAATACTAGAATTTGGTGTTAATGTTCTTAAAAAGAATAAAGTAATCAACATGATAATTAAACCAGGAATGACTAATACTTTATACCCATATTTATCATATATTTTACCAGCAAACATTTGTAATGCACCATTGGTTGCACTGCCTGGTAACAAGACTAATCCAGCCAAAAGAACGGTTAAACCAGCACCTGTTTGTAAATACATTGGCAAAATAATCATTGTTCCTTGGAAGATTAGAACACAAACTAAAACTAATGACATTCCCATAACAAAAACGGGGTATTTTAAGACTGATAAATTCAAGACTGGATTATCAATATTCTGTCTTTTGACAAAATAGAATAACGATATAGCACCAATAATCAATGAAATAATTACTACTGGATTCATTAACGAATTTTCAGCTTGACTAAGTCCAAAAACTATTCCACCAAAACCAATTGTTGACGAAATAACCGACGGAACGTCAATGTGCTGCTTAGATACTTCGGTAATATTTACGATATTCTTATATCCGATGAACATCCCCAAAAGGATGAACGGTATTAATATTAAGAAAATAAAGTGCCAAGATGCAAATTGGATTAGTACACCGCTAATGGATGGTCCTAATGCTGGTGCAAATGATAAGACTAATCCTAGCATTCCCATAGCACTTCCACGTTTACTTTTTTCAAAAGTTATTAAAATGGTATTAGACATTAATGGCAACAAAATTCCCATTCCAATTGCTTGTAAAATTCTTGCGACCAATAACATATTAAAATTTAAAGCAAGGCCACCTGTTAATGTTCCAATCAGCAAGCTAGTTGTTGCAATAAAAAATAGTCTCCTAG
This sequence is a window from Companilactobacillus alimentarius DSM 20249. Protein-coding genes within it:
- a CDS encoding MDR family MFS transporter; protein product: MNKTINPNKILMAMLISAFMGMFSETSLNIALTTLMGVFKISASTAQWLTTGYLLTLGIIMPVTALLIQMFTTRRLFFIATTSLLIGTLTGGLALNFNMLLVARILQAIGMGILLPLMSNTILITFEKSKRGSAMGMLGLVLSFAPALGPSISGVLIQFASWHFIFLILIPFILLGMFIGYKNIVNITEVSKQHIDVPSVISSTIGFGGIVFGLSQAENSLMNPVVIISLIIGAISLFYFVKRQNIDNPVLNLSVLKYPVFVMGMSLVLVCVLIFQGTMIILPMYLQTGAGLTVLLAGLVLLPGSATNGALQMFAGKIYDKYGYKVLVIPGLIIMLITLFFLRTLTPNSSIALIMILDVILMAGTAIVWTGAQTQALNQLPPHLYAHGSATLNTLLQVVGAIGVALSVTVLTKTKNNYLSASIHPKSINEISNAITSGAGHVFAGLMLVTVVGIVISLIMIVRDKYRTVEQ